One genomic segment of Rivularia sp. PCC 7116 includes these proteins:
- a CDS encoding YtxH domain-containing protein, with the protein MSNNRSGNFIGGLMLGATIGAITGLLVAPRTGRETRKLLKKSADALPDLAEDLSTSAQIQADRISDAALHSWDDTLERLREALFAGIDASVRENQALKRQEMTDDSNSLTQHINN; encoded by the coding sequence ATGTCTAATAACCGTAGTGGAAATTTTATTGGCGGTTTGATGCTGGGAGCTACCATTGGTGCCATCACCGGGTTGCTTGTGGCTCCGCGCACGGGACGCGAAACACGCAAATTGTTGAAAAAATCTGCTGATGCTTTACCAGATTTAGCAGAGGATTTATCAACAAGCGCTCAAATTCAAGCAGATCGTATTTCTGATGCTGCTTTACATTCTTGGGATGATACTTTGGAGCGATTGCGAGAAGCCCTGTTTGCGGGAATAGATGCTTCTGTGCGGGAAAATCAAGCATTGAAGCGGCAAGAAATGACCGATGACTCTAATTCTCTAACCCAGCATATTAATAATTAG
- a CDS encoding ATP-dependent DNA ligase: MRKDYFENLPTARSQEQKKELVLNQQSEGREGEVWILKNCVYTGGKDKHSQAMLRTKYCLELDLVVTDLTLVKGTGRPFSAAVVAREVAGKLVPVGSVGTGFSLQDMREIIRRHTETPGSVKITVRCLGLTENGNLWHGRFIGLCE, translated from the coding sequence TTGAGAAAAGATTATTTTGAAAATCTACCTACAGCTAGAAGTCAAGAACAGAAAAAAGAGTTGGTTTTAAATCAACAATCGGAAGGAAGAGAAGGAGAAGTTTGGATACTAAAAAACTGTGTTTATACAGGTGGAAAAGATAAGCATAGCCAAGCAATGTTGCGGACAAAATATTGTCTGGAATTAGATTTAGTAGTTACGGATTTGACTTTAGTTAAAGGCACGGGCAGACCTTTTAGTGCTGCGGTTGTGGCTCGTGAAGTTGCAGGTAAATTAGTTCCTGTTGGTTCTGTGGGAACTGGATTTTCACTTCAAGACATGCGGGAAATTATTCGTCGTCATACAGAAACACCAGGAAGTGTGAAAATTACCGTTAGATGTCTGGGATTAACTGAAAACGGTAATTTATGGCACGGAAGGTTTATTGGTTTGTGTGAATAA
- a CDS encoding serine/threonine-protein kinase — protein sequence MNRFSRKVSNFHSDLLMNTKLGQLCGSKTLFRERYAILRILGRGGFGVTFLARNVTLPGNPLCVIKQLCPKVSSPKSWAKAKERFEKEAKTLGQLGNHSQIPMLLDYFEVGGEFFLVQEYVRGCTLTREVRRSGVLSEDAVKKFLQEILPVLQYIHKNHVIHRDIKPQNLLRCDDDGRLVLIDFGAVREELAKASELADKTATTNFVGTMGFAPPEQFSLRPVYSSDIYALGVTSLYLLSGKAPLEFDYDTNTGEICWQKQLTVSEHFGSILNKMLKVSVKERFSSASEVMFALGIESHLPHLNNCLSIQPLKEKKKPTKTNSFEDNYYSYVPPFTRTAIAIREWKAKINARKSRRSYKHYSSMA from the coding sequence ATGAATCGTTTTTCTCGAAAAGTATCAAATTTTCATTCAGACCTTTTGATGAATACTAAATTAGGGCAATTATGTGGTTCCAAAACTTTATTTCGCGAACGATATGCAATCTTACGTATTTTAGGTAGAGGAGGATTCGGAGTCACTTTTTTGGCTCGAAATGTAACTTTACCAGGAAATCCTTTATGCGTTATTAAACAGCTTTGCCCTAAAGTTAGCAGTCCTAAAAGTTGGGCAAAGGCAAAAGAACGTTTTGAAAAAGAAGCTAAAACTTTAGGTCAACTCGGGAATCATTCTCAAATTCCTATGCTTTTGGATTATTTTGAAGTGGGAGGAGAATTTTTTCTGGTTCAAGAATATGTCCGTGGCTGTACTTTAACTCGGGAGGTTAGACGTAGTGGTGTTTTGAGTGAAGATGCAGTAAAGAAGTTTTTACAAGAAATTCTTCCAGTTTTACAGTATATTCATAAAAATCATGTGATTCACCGCGATATCAAACCACAAAATTTACTCCGATGCGATGATGATGGACGTTTGGTTTTAATTGATTTTGGTGCAGTTAGAGAAGAGTTAGCCAAAGCTAGCGAGCTTGCGGATAAAACTGCTACCACAAATTTTGTCGGCACTATGGGATTTGCTCCTCCAGAGCAGTTTTCTCTGCGTCCAGTTTACAGTAGCGATATTTATGCATTAGGTGTTACCAGCCTTTATTTGCTTAGCGGCAAAGCACCCTTGGAATTTGATTACGACACAAATACGGGTGAAATCTGCTGGCAAAAACAACTGACGGTAAGCGAACATTTTGGTTCTATTCTCAACAAAATGCTGAAAGTTAGCGTAAAAGAACGCTTTAGCTCTGCTTCTGAGGTCATGTTTGCCCTGGGTATAGAATCCCATTTACCTCACCTAAACAATTGCTTGAGCATTCAACCTTTAAAAGAGAAAAAGAAGCCAACTAAAACTAATAGCTTTGAAGATAATTACTATAGTTATGTTCCCCCATTTACGCGAACTGCAATCGCTATTCGTGAATGGAAAGCTAAGATAAATGCAAGAAAATCGCGACGTAGTTACAAACATTATTCATCAATGGCATAA
- a CDS encoding GAF domain-containing protein, with translation MHNISGLQSTATQETLLHRIANRIRQSLELKEILNTMVAEVRDYLGTDRVKVYQFNPDSSGVVIAESIHNNRLPSLLGLSFPADDIPPYARELYLRARQRTVVDVANIQIGISPLEHPETGETQEQNDIRYRSLDPCHAEYLTAMGVKSSVIVPIVLEEVSTGKKQSSSFNSSAQLWGLLACHHSESRHVSEEELQFIQAVVDQVAVAISQSILLEKVRSQAKQEANINRVTKLLYTNPNVKLHDALQEAVATFNGSGGRLYLLADEQQPREIYTYGMQPDFISKEENRVVEENYLWKNFLHSVIESGSDSTGYKRWTVQWMNSVYQLKDCKEEVDHHSNLWAIDDVYREPLFRTLTPFFQSTSIRSLLIIPLHYGTHLVGCLTIFRDEVDTEILWAGWHNPDTRQLMARQSFEVWRQEKAAQTRVWTEEELKYAQALGERFSTAIKQYRLYQQVQTLNANLEQQVEERTEQLQQKTQQLEFSNLELENFISRQEALAGIVAKIRESLDIEEIFRITTKELNEILDVDRVSAYRFNSDWGGEFVADFESVSPQWLDIGELGVNTVWDDTYLQETQGGRYAKGEVSVVDDIYQQNFSQCHLDIYEQFQIKAFIVVPIFIGKNLWGLLGVYEHQELRHWKTSEVEFTSQIAAQLGVAVQHSSLLAYTRQQTKELKVSNTELKRVIEQQKALSIIVAKIRESLDIEEIFRITTKEITQILDVDRVSVYRFNADWGGEFVADFECVTPRWLDIGELGVNVVWDDTYLQETQGGRYRKGEISVVDDIYQQDFSQCHLDIYEQFHIKAFILVPIFVEQNLWGLLGVYQHQASRHWEVSEVEFVSQIAAQLGVAMQHASLLNHNREKSEQLSKTLINLKDTQTQLIQTEKMSSLGQLVAGIAHEINNPVNFIYANLAHLEEYTNNILQVLSCYQQYCPEPSDEVQTLLEEADIEYIAQDLPKLCSSLSIGTKRIQSIVLSLRSFSRLDEAEMKPVDIHDGIEGTLLILQHRLKTDTSKVSIEIIKEYGELPLVECYAGQLNQVFMNLLANAIDELQSIDSASEEDNTRTITIKTQLIENNWVKISIKDDGKGISTEILDKLFDPFFTTKAVGKGTGLGLSISYKIIEKHGGKLYCNSTLGEGAEFVIELPAKSALCT, from the coding sequence ATGCATAATATTTCAGGACTACAATCAACGGCTACCCAAGAAACTTTATTACACCGCATTGCGAATCGCATTCGCCAGTCTTTAGAGTTAAAAGAAATTTTAAATACGATGGTGGCGGAAGTAAGGGATTATTTAGGAACTGACCGTGTAAAAGTATATCAGTTCAATCCCGATAGCAGTGGGGTAGTAATTGCCGAATCAATTCATAATAATCGGCTACCTTCTTTGCTAGGTTTGAGTTTTCCGGCTGATGATATTCCTCCCTACGCTCGCGAATTATATTTAAGGGCACGTCAGCGAACTGTAGTCGATGTTGCTAATATTCAAATCGGAATTAGTCCCTTAGAGCATCCGGAAACTGGAGAAACTCAGGAGCAAAATGATATTCGCTACCGTTCTTTAGACCCCTGTCATGCAGAATATTTAACTGCAATGGGGGTTAAGTCTTCAGTAATAGTACCAATTGTTTTAGAAGAAGTTTCTACTGGTAAAAAACAATCTTCTTCCTTCAACTCTTCCGCTCAGCTTTGGGGTTTGCTAGCTTGTCATCATAGCGAATCGCGTCACGTGAGTGAAGAGGAATTACAGTTTATTCAAGCTGTTGTGGATCAAGTTGCAGTTGCTATATCTCAGTCGATTTTGCTGGAGAAAGTGAGATCGCAAGCAAAGCAGGAAGCTAATATCAATCGTGTCACCAAGCTACTTTATACAAATCCTAATGTAAAATTACACGATGCTCTTCAAGAAGCGGTGGCAACATTTAATGGCTCTGGTGGCAGACTTTATTTGCTTGCAGATGAGCAACAACCCAGAGAAATTTATACATATGGAATGCAGCCAGATTTTATAAGTAAAGAAGAAAATAGAGTTGTCGAAGAAAATTATCTTTGGAAGAATTTTTTGCACTCGGTGATTGAATCCGGTTCTGATAGTACCGGTTATAAACGTTGGACTGTACAGTGGATGAATTCGGTATATCAGCTAAAAGACTGTAAAGAAGAAGTTGATCATCATTCCAACCTATGGGCTATTGACGATGTTTACCGCGAACCTTTATTTCGTACCTTAACTCCATTCTTTCAATCTACTTCAATTCGCAGTCTTCTTATTATTCCGTTACACTACGGAACTCATCTTGTTGGCTGCTTAACTATCTTCCGAGATGAAGTAGATACGGAGATTTTATGGGCGGGATGGCACAATCCCGATACTCGCCAATTGATGGCAAGACAGTCTTTTGAAGTATGGAGGCAAGAGAAAGCTGCACAAACTAGGGTTTGGACGGAAGAAGAATTGAAGTATGCTCAAGCGCTGGGCGAACGATTTTCTACTGCAATAAAACAGTACAGGCTTTATCAACAAGTACAAACATTAAACGCGAATCTAGAACAGCAAGTAGAAGAGCGTACAGAACAACTTCAACAAAAAACTCAGCAGCTAGAATTTTCAAATTTAGAGTTAGAAAACTTTATTTCCAGACAAGAAGCGCTTGCAGGTATTGTTGCTAAGATACGCGAATCCCTAGATATTGAAGAAATTTTCCGAATTACAACCAAGGAATTAAATGAGATACTTGATGTTGATAGAGTTTCAGCTTATCGGTTTAATTCGGATTGGGGTGGAGAGTTTGTTGCTGACTTTGAATCTGTGAGTCCCCAATGGCTTGATATTGGAGAATTAGGTGTAAATACAGTTTGGGACGATACTTATCTACAAGAAACTCAAGGTGGTAGATACGCCAAGGGTGAAGTTTCAGTAGTAGATGATATTTATCAGCAAAACTTTTCTCAATGTCATCTCGATATTTACGAACAGTTCCAAATTAAAGCTTTTATTGTAGTACCAATATTTATTGGAAAAAACCTGTGGGGACTTTTAGGAGTATATGAGCATCAGGAATTGCGCCATTGGAAAACTTCTGAGGTGGAATTTACCAGTCAAATAGCGGCTCAGTTAGGAGTAGCAGTACAACATTCTAGTTTATTAGCTTATACTCGTCAGCAGACAAAAGAGTTAAAGGTTTCTAATACAGAGCTTAAAAGAGTTATAGAACAGCAAAAAGCTCTTTCAATTATTGTTGCCAAGATACGTGAATCTCTTGATATTGAAGAAATTTTCCGAATTACGACTAAAGAAATTACTCAAATTTTAGATGTTGATAGAGTTTCGGTTTACCGATTTAATGCCGATTGGGGTGGAGAATTTGTTGCTGACTTTGAATGTGTTACTCCTCGTTGGCTCGATATTGGAGAATTAGGAGTTAACGTAGTTTGGGATGATACCTATCTGCAAGAAACTCAAGGTGGTAGATATCGCAAAGGTGAAATTTCTGTTGTAGATGATATTTATCAGCAAGATTTTTCACAATGCCACCTTGATATCTACGAGCAGTTCCATATTAAAGCTTTCATTCTCGTACCGATTTTTGTCGAGCAAAACCTTTGGGGACTTTTGGGTGTATATCAACATCAAGCCTCACGTCATTGGGAAGTTTCAGAGGTTGAATTTGTGAGTCAAATTGCAGCCCAATTAGGAGTTGCAATGCAGCACGCTTCTTTACTTAACCATAATCGAGAAAAAAGCGAGCAATTATCTAAAACTCTAATTAACTTAAAAGACACTCAAACTCAACTTATTCAAACCGAAAAAATGTCTAGTTTGGGACAGTTGGTAGCAGGAATTGCCCACGAAATCAATAATCCGGTTAATTTCATTTATGCTAATTTAGCTCATCTAGAGGAATACACAAATAATATTTTGCAGGTACTAAGCTGCTATCAACAATATTGTCCGGAACCTTCTGATGAAGTTCAAACATTACTTGAGGAAGCTGACATAGAATATATTGCCCAAGATTTACCAAAACTCTGTTCTTCTTTATCTATAGGAACTAAACGCATTCAATCTATTGTTTTATCTTTACGCAGCTTTTCACGTTTAGATGAAGCGGAAATGAAACCTGTAGATATCCATGATGGTATTGAAGGTACTTTATTGATTCTACAGCATCGATTGAAAACTGATACCTCCAAGGTTTCGATAGAAATTATCAAAGAATATGGCGAACTTCCCTTAGTTGAGTGTTATGCTGGGCAACTCAATCAGGTTTTTATGAATTTGCTAGCAAATGCAATTGATGAACTACAATCAATTGATTCTGCTTCTGAAGAAGATAATACTAGAACCATCACAATCAAAACTCAACTTATAGAGAATAATTGGGTAAAGATATCTATAAAAGACGATGGTAAGGGAATTTCTACTGAAATTTTAGATAAACTATTTGACCCATTTTTTACTACTAAAGCGGTTGGTAAAGGTACTGGTTTAGGATTGTCAATTAGTTACAAAATCATTGAAAAGCATGGTGGTAAATTATATTGCAATTCGACTCTTGGTGAAGGTGCCGAATTTGTAATTGAATTACCAGCTAAATCTGCGCTCTGTACTTAA
- a CDS encoding serine/threonine-protein kinase, with protein sequence MICCLNPDCLNPLNDKSSKVCASCGVPLLPLLRNRFRVIRVLSQEGGFGKTYLAQDSDKLNEPCVIKQLAPRIEGNWALKKAVELFEKEAQRLQELGENPQIPKLLAYFEQDSCLYLVQQFIDGENLLEELENRRQGDIWLRCYSEKEVREFLLNLLPVLHFVHERGVVHRDIKPQNIIRRTSPQELAGNLVLIDFGSSKELKPKLKLKVGTSIGSHGYSAIEQIRDGLAYPASDLFSVGATCFHLMTGISPFQLWTEHGYGWMSNWEQYLNYPISDELAHIIDKLLKKDVEHRYKSAVEVIADLKELQKYPVVLPPLAETDELVLPPTEIFSVNRYAKFKKILLALAAITVFIVGEIWYWKTRETQIRNDTNNQPAAKTERILNQPLSNKQKLAVTDTFHLAYDSVSSLAISPDSKTVLANSVFGIKLWSLVTGQEISVFNAHNAKVNVVAINPEGTKFASGSEDKTIKIWNLATGQEIRTLKGHKQSVHALAISPDGKILASGGDDNLIKLWNLNTGENIVSFNSHNARVSSLAFDSTGKMLASGSFDGTIKLWNLKSYQLIRNLLKSSSNISSINFVKIAGITANDSVIANHNNSISIWNPVTGDKIRTFEGHSQPITSTAIGFQNNLLASGSSDNTIKLWNLNTGELLNTLRGHSGKVESLAFNRNGNILISSARDKTMKIWQISLF encoded by the coding sequence ATGATCTGCTGCCTAAATCCCGATTGCCTAAATCCCCTCAATGATAAATCGTCAAAAGTTTGCGCTAGCTGCGGGGTACCTTTACTTCCATTATTACGAAATCGGTTTCGAGTTATCCGGGTGCTTTCACAGGAAGGTGGATTTGGAAAAACTTATTTGGCTCAAGATTCAGACAAATTAAATGAACCTTGTGTTATCAAGCAGTTAGCACCTAGAATTGAAGGAAATTGGGCGCTAAAGAAAGCAGTAGAGCTATTTGAAAAAGAAGCGCAAAGACTACAAGAACTAGGAGAAAATCCTCAGATTCCTAAACTTCTGGCTTATTTTGAACAAGATAGCTGTCTGTATCTAGTACAGCAATTTATTGACGGAGAAAATTTACTCGAAGAATTAGAAAATCGCCGTCAAGGCGATATTTGGCTGCGGTGTTATAGCGAAAAAGAAGTTAGAGAATTTTTATTAAATTTATTACCAGTTCTTCATTTTGTTCATGAAAGGGGAGTCGTTCATCGAGATATTAAACCCCAAAATATTATTCGTCGCACTTCTCCTCAAGAGTTAGCGGGAAATTTGGTACTAATTGATTTTGGCTCTTCTAAAGAATTAAAGCCAAAACTCAAATTGAAAGTAGGAACTTCCATAGGTTCTCATGGCTACTCAGCAATAGAACAAATTAGAGATGGTTTAGCTTATCCTGCAAGCGATTTGTTTAGTGTTGGGGCTACCTGTTTTCATTTAATGACTGGTATCTCACCTTTTCAATTATGGACTGAGCATGGTTATGGCTGGATGAGTAATTGGGAACAATATTTAAATTATCCAATTAGCGACGAACTTGCTCATATTATTGATAAATTATTGAAAAAAGATGTAGAACACCGCTACAAATCTGCTGTAGAAGTAATTGCAGATTTGAAAGAACTGCAAAAATATCCAGTTGTTTTACCACCTTTAGCAGAAACGGACGAATTAGTATTACCACCAACCGAAATATTTTCAGTAAATAGGTACGCAAAATTCAAAAAAATATTGCTGGCATTGGCAGCCATAACCGTATTTATTGTAGGAGAAATTTGGTATTGGAAAACTCGCGAAACCCAAATTCGTAACGATACAAATAATCAACCGGCAGCTAAAACTGAAAGAATTCTTAACCAACCTTTATCGAATAAGCAGAAACTGGCTGTAACCGATACCTTTCATTTAGCTTATGATTCGGTGTCATCCCTTGCTATTAGCCCTGATAGCAAGACAGTTTTGGCAAATAGTGTTTTTGGGATCAAACTATGGAGTTTGGTAACGGGGCAGGAAATATCTGTTTTCAACGCTCACAATGCCAAAGTTAACGTTGTCGCGATTAATCCTGAAGGTACAAAATTTGCCAGTGGTAGCGAAGATAAAACTATTAAAATATGGAATCTGGCTACGGGACAAGAAATTCGCACCTTAAAAGGACATAAGCAATCGGTTCATGCTTTAGCTATTAGTCCTGATGGTAAGATACTCGCTTCTGGAGGCGATGACAATCTGATTAAGTTATGGAATCTTAATACTGGTGAAAATATAGTTAGTTTTAACAGCCATAACGCTCGCGTTAGTTCCCTTGCTTTTGACTCTACAGGTAAGATGCTTGCTAGTGGTAGCTTTGACGGTACTATTAAACTTTGGAATCTAAAGTCATACCAGTTGATACGTAATTTATTAAAAAGCTCTAGTAATATTTCTTCTATTAATTTTGTTAAAATAGCTGGAATTACAGCTAATGACTCAGTAATTGCTAATCACAATAACTCTATAAGTATATGGAATCCAGTTACTGGAGATAAAATACGAACTTTTGAAGGACATTCCCAACCTATAACCTCTACTGCCATTGGCTTTCAAAACAATCTTCTCGCTTCAGGTAGTAGCGACAACACAATAAAATTATGGAATTTAAACACTGGGGAACTTTTGAATACCTTAAGAGGACATTCTGGAAAAGTCGAATCTCTTGCTTTTAATAGGAATGGAAATATACTCATTAGCTCCGCCAGAGATAAAACTATGAAAATATGGCAAATATCTCTTTTTTAA
- a CDS encoding ATP dependent DNA ligase-like protein: MKPSTIPELPLHLQPGFVQTMQAVDAPQERSYYINSPEYWGQPKRDGSTLVVVATPDQVYYQSRSAKMKRQPCEEINQALQQAAINIGTFILDGELYYSSVIGSEHRTAAQAATINANQEVSTSPKPIYAIFKALWFAGNDLTIATETERIAAAEKITPFPVEDYLTN, translated from the coding sequence ATGAAGCCAAGTACTATACCTGAATTACCCCTGCATTTACAACCGGGATTCGTTCAAACCATGCAGGCTGTTGATGCTCCTCAGGAGCGTTCTTATTATATTAATTCACCTGAGTATTGGGGACAACCGAAGCGCGATGGTAGTACGTTAGTAGTAGTTGCAACACCAGATCAAGTTTATTATCAATCGCGTTCTGCAAAAATGAAGCGCCAACCTTGCGAGGAAATAAACCAAGCGCTACAGCAAGCTGCAATTAATATAGGAACGTTTATTTTAGATGGGGAATTGTATTACTCTTCGGTGATAGGAAGCGAACATCGTACTGCTGCACAAGCTGCGACTATTAATGCAAACCAAGAAGTAAGTACTTCACCGAAACCAATATATGCAATCTTCAAAGCTTTGTGGTTTGCCGGGAATGATTTAACAATAGCAACGGAAACAGAAAGAATTGCAGCAGCAGAGAAAATTACTCCCTTTCCGGTAGAAGATTACCTAACTAACTGA
- a CDS encoding DUF1499 domain-containing protein, whose product MIFSGTRPDNLGVNNGKLAACPKSPNCVSSQSPSSDETHFIQPLKYTSTTEKALNDLKNVIQSEDRTKIINESSDYVYAEFKSALMGYVDDVEFYLDSTTNTIHVRSASRLGQSDLGVNRKRIETIRTKFNQIQGS is encoded by the coding sequence ATGATATTTTCAGGCACAAGACCGGATAATTTGGGTGTTAATAACGGTAAACTGGCAGCTTGTCCTAAATCCCCTAACTGTGTTTCTTCTCAGAGTCCAAGCTCCGATGAAACTCATTTTATTCAACCGTTGAAATACACTTCGACAACAGAAAAAGCTTTAAATGACCTTAAAAACGTCATTCAATCCGAAGATAGAACCAAGATAATCAACGAATCGTCAGATTATGTATACGCAGAATTTAAAAGCGCTTTAATGGGATATGTAGATGACGTAGAATTTTATTTAGATAGCACGACAAATACTATTCACGTTCGTTCTGCTTCCCGATTAGGGCAAAGCGATTTAGGTGTTAACCGCAAACGAATTGAGACAATTAGAACTAAATTTAACCAGATCCAAGGTAGCTGA
- a CDS encoding WD40 repeat domain-containing protein: MNNHILKILTSLSVVVLGFAKIWGWQVSPAVSNSNNNVSAILKQPKLKSSLPWKSASLQSTLTGHSDSVWAIAVSPEQAEANKGRIIASVSGDKTIKLWDFETKELIRTITGHSDEVNAVAFSPDGKILASAGGDKVIRLWNVATGRQIRAMIGHSASVGSIAFSPDGNFIISSSWDQNVNLWNASTGTKIRSIRGDCDVANVVAISPDGKTFATGNHFEGTIKLWDLATGNKIKYLSGHLDAVSSLAFSPDGKTLASASWDKTIKLWDLSSGSKLRVLNGHSNKIWSVAFSPDGKTLASGSLDKTIKLWNPETGRRIITLRGHSQRVWSVAFSPDSKTLVSSSFDKTIKVWQTLH; the protein is encoded by the coding sequence ATGAATAATCACATATTGAAAATTTTAACCAGTTTGTCAGTGGTAGTTTTAGGCTTTGCCAAAATTTGGGGCTGGCAAGTTTCTCCTGCTGTTAGCAATAGTAATAATAATGTATCTGCTATCTTGAAGCAGCCGAAGTTAAAATCATCACTACCATGGAAAAGTGCTTCTTTACAGTCCACATTAACCGGGCATTCCGATTCAGTTTGGGCGATCGCCGTTAGCCCCGAGCAAGCAGAAGCTAACAAAGGAAGAATTATTGCTTCTGTTAGTGGAGATAAAACTATTAAACTATGGGATTTTGAAACAAAAGAGCTGATTAGGACTATTACAGGACATTCTGATGAAGTTAATGCTGTTGCTTTTAGTCCAGACGGAAAAATACTAGCTTCTGCTGGAGGAGATAAAGTTATTCGATTGTGGAATGTTGCTACGGGGAGGCAAATTCGAGCCATGATAGGGCATTCTGCCTCTGTCGGTTCAATTGCTTTTAGTCCGGATGGCAATTTTATTATTAGTAGTAGTTGGGATCAGAATGTTAATTTGTGGAATGCAAGTACGGGAACCAAAATTCGTAGCATCCGAGGAGATTGTGACGTCGCAAATGTAGTTGCAATTAGTCCAGACGGTAAGACATTTGCAACGGGGAATCATTTTGAAGGGACGATTAAGTTATGGGATTTAGCTACGGGGAATAAAATTAAATATTTATCAGGTCATTTAGATGCGGTTAGTTCCTTAGCATTTAGTCCAGATGGCAAAACCCTTGCAAGTGCTAGTTGGGATAAGACTATTAAGTTATGGGATCTTAGTAGCGGATCGAAACTGCGCGTTTTGAACGGGCATTCTAATAAAATTTGGTCCGTAGCTTTTAGTCCAGATGGTAAAACTCTAGCAAGTGGTAGCTTGGATAAGACTATTAAGTTATGGAATCCCGAAACCGGAAGAAGAATTATTACTCTAAGAGGACATTCTCAAAGAGTTTGGTCTGTAGCATTTAGTCCAGATAGTAAAACTCTTGTTAGCAGTAGTTTTGATAAAACAATTAAAGTTTGGCAAACTTTGCACTAG